A region of the Gemmobacter fulvus genome:
CGTCGGGTCGCAGGATTTCGCCGCGGAGCCAGATCTGATCGCCTTCCAACAGTGCCAGACCGGCAATCGGGGTTTCGCAAGAGCCATCCAGCGCCGCCAGATAGGCCCGTTCGGCGGCGAGCCGCTGCCCGGTCGGGCCATCATGGATGGCGGCCAGCAGCGCCTCGGCCCGCGCATCCGCTGCGCGGCGCTCGATGCCGATGGCCCCCTGTGCCACGGCGGGCAGCATCTCGTCAGGCGCGATGGCCGAGCGGGCGACGGCGGCCATGCCCAGCCGGTTCAGCCCCGCCATGGCAAGGAAGGTCGCAACCGCCACGCCATCTTGCAGCTTTTTCATGCGTGTCTGCACATTGCCGCGAAATTCCACCAGCGTCAGATCGGGGCGGCGCGCGGCCAGCTGCGCTCGGCGGCGCAGGCTGGACGAGCCGACGGTGGCCCCCTGCGGCAGATCTGCAAGGCGCTGGATCGTCGGGCTGACAAAGGCATCACGCACATCTTCGCGCGGCAGATAACAGTCCAGCAGCAGCCCTTCGGGCTGGGCCACCGGCATGTCTTTCATCGAATGCACCGCGATGTCGATGCCGCCATCCAGCAGAGCATCCTCGATTTCGCGCGTGAACAGGCCCTTGCCGCCGATCTCTTTCAACGGGCGGTCCAGCACCCGGTCGCCGGTGGTCTTGATCGCCACGATCTGAAACGCGGCCTCTGGCAGATCAAAGGCCGCCATCAGCCGGTCGCGGGTTTCATGCGCCTGCGCCAAAGCTAGCGGCGAGCCACGGGTGCCGATCTTCAGCGGTTCAGCGGGGGAGGGGAGCGCATATGTCATGGCAGAGCCATAGCGCCCCGCGCGTAGCGTTTCAACTGCGACGGAGGCGCGCGGGCCGGCCTGAGGCACCCTGCCGCGCTTGACTTCCGGGCGTGGCCAGTCAAGTCAGGGGCAACAGAAAAGGGATGCCGCCGATGGCCGAGACCATGACCGACAAGCTGATCCTGCGTGCGCTGAAGGGCGAAACCCTGCCGGTGCCGCCGATCTGGATGATGCGACAGGCCGGGCGCTATCTGCCGGAATATCGTGCCACCCGCGCGCAGGCCGGGGATTTCCTTTCGTTGTGTTACAACCCGGAACTTGCCGCCGAAGTCACGCTGCAACCGATCCGGCGCTATGGCTTTGACGCGGCCATCCTGTTTGCCGACATCCTGTTGATCTGTCAGGCGCTGGGGGCGGATCTGTGGTTCGAGACGGGCGAGGGGCCGCGTCTGTCGACCATCACCACGCCCGCCGAACTGGCCGCCCTGAAACCCGCCCATGCGATTCATGACCGCCTGTCACCGGTCTATGAAACCGTGCGTCGCCTGTCGCGCGACCTGCCGGCCCAGACCACGCTGATCGGCTTTGCCGGTGCGCCCTGGACGGTGGCGACCTATATGATCGCCGGGCGCGGCACCAAGGATCAGGGGCCTGCCCATGCGCTGAAAGCCGCAGATCGCGCCACCTTCGCTGCGCTGATCGACCTGATCACCGAAGCGACCATCGACTATCTGTCGGAACAGGTGAAGGCCGGGGCCGAGGTGGTCAAGCTGTTCGACAGTTGGGCCGGCAGCCTGAAAGGGCAGGACTTTACCGATTTCGCGGTGAAACCCGTGGCCCATATCATTGCCGAACTCAAACGCCGCCATCCGGGGCTGCCGATCATCGCCTTCCCGCGTGAGGCGGGGCAGGGCTATATCGGTTTTGCCAAGGCGACCGGCGCGGATTGCGTGGCGATCGACAATTCGGTCAGCCCGGACTGGGCGGCGGCGCATGTGCAGCGGGATGGCTGCGTGCAGGGCAATCTTGCGCCGCATCACATGGTCAGCGGCGGGCCTGCGCTGGTGGAGGCCACGCGCGCGGTTGTGCAGGCCTTCCGCAAGGGGCCGCATATCTTCAACCTTGGGCATGGCATCACGCCGGACGCCGATCCCGAAAACGTGGCGCTGATGATTGAAACTGTGCGCAAGGGCTGACGCCCGCGCGCGGCCCGTCGCGGGGCCGCGCCAGCCTGCCGCTTATGCGGCGATGAACACCGGCCCGAGCATTGCCCGCAGAGCCACCAGCGCCGCCTCGGCCCCGTCACAGGCCTTCAGACGCACGGCGATCTGCCGGGCATAGCCGAACCGCGCCGCCAGGGCGGGGTACAGGACCAGCTCCAGCCCACCGGGGCCGATGCTGGCCTGCGCCACCGCATCGTCAGCCCCGAAATCCTCGTCATTCAATTCGAACCAGACCGGGCCGCCCGCCAGATCCTGACGGAACATCGCATAGCTTTCTTCGGTCGCATCGACAAAGCCGATGAACCGCGCGCCATCCTCGTCCGTGACCGTCGCATAGACGGCTTTCACCACCACATCGGTCATCGCTTAATACCACTTTGCCACGGGGGGCAGGCTCATCAGCACGGCATCCGGATTATGCCCGGTTTCCAGCCCGAATTTGGTGCCCCGGTCATAGACCAGATTGTATTCGGCATAGAGGCCGCGATGTAGTAGCTGCGTTTCGCGGTCGGCTGCCGAGGCGGTGGTGCCAAGGCGGCGTTCAGTCACCGGCAGGAAGGCGCGCAGGAAGGCGCGGCCCACATCCTGGGTAAAGGCGAAATCGGCGGCCCAGTCGCCGGTGTTCAGATCGTCATAGAAGATACCGCCGACGCCGCGCGCGCGGCCCCGGTGCGGAATGAAGAAATACTCATCCGCCCAAGCTTTGAATTTGCCATAATAGTCAGGGTGATGCGCATCACAGGCCGCTTGCAGTTCGGCATGGAAATGGGCGGTGTCATCGGCATATTCGATACAGGGGTTCAGATCGGCCCCGCCACCGAACCACCAGGCATGTGGGGTCCAGAACATGCGGGTGTTCATGTGGACGGCGGGCGTATGCGGGTTCTGCATATGGGCGACAAGGCTGATGCCCGCAGCCCAGAAGCGCGGATCCTCGGCCATGCCGGGCACGCCACGCGCGGCCATCGCCTTTTGCGCCGGGGCGCCAAGCGTGCCGAACACGGTGGAGATATTGACGCCGACCTTTTCAAACACGCGGCCATTGCGCATCACGCTCATCTCGCCGCCCCCGCCGCTGTCGCGGGTGGTGGGCGTCACCTCGAACCGGCCGGGCGGGGTGGCGGCGGCAAACCCATCCTCAAGCGCCTCGAATGCCGTGGTGATCTGGTCGCGCAAGCTGCGGAACCAGGCGGCGGCCTGCGCTTTTTCGGTGTCATAGCCGGTGGTCATGCTGTCATTCCTCTGCGAACGCAGGCCCTTCCTATCAACTTCGCGGCAGGGCTGCCAGAATGGGTTTGGCAAGCCCGATGCGGCGGATTAGCCTGCCCAAAACCCCGGAGGGATTCCATGAGACGTCTGATCCTGCTTCTTCCGCTGCTGGCGGCCTGCGGCACACCGCAGGAACAGTGCATTTCCTCGGTGACGCGGGATCAGCGGGTGGTGGAAAAGCTGATCGCCGAGACTCAGGGCAATCTGGATCGCGGCTATGCGATGGAACGCTATACGACCTATGAAATGGATTGGCGCAATTGCGGCCGCCCGCATCACAAGCCCGGCACAAAACCGGCACCGCCGCGCATGTGCTGGGAGGAAATTCCGGTGACGCGGACCCGGCCAAAGGCAATTGATCTGGCGGCAGAGGCCAGCAAGCTGCGGCAATTGCAGGACAAACGCGCGCAGCTGAGCCGGTCGGCGCAGCCTGCCATCGCGCAGTGCCGCGCCCAGCACCCGGAGTAAGGCGTCAGTGCGCCGGGGCGGCGACGGCATCCAGAATGCTGCGACCGCCATCCAGCGTGATGATCTGCCCGGTCAGAAAGCTTGAGGCATCCGAGGCGAGGTATTGCACCGTTTCCACCAGTTCGGCGGGCGAGGCGATGCGGCCCATCGGGGTTGCGGCAATGATCGTGTCGCGGAACTCGGGCGTTTCCTTCAACTGCGCCTGAAGGCTCGCGCTCATCACCGACCCGATCGAGACGGCATTGACGCGGATCCCCTTGGGCGCCAGCGCCACAGCCATGGCGCGGGTCATCTGATCGAGCGCGGCGCAGGCGATGGAATAGCCTAGCAACTCGGGCCGGGTGCGGGTGGCGGCGATGGAGGAGAGGTTGATGATCGTGCCCGCAGCGCCCTGGATGCCATCGCGTTCCGCCTGCGCAATCATGCGCTTGGCGGTCAGCTGGCTCAGCCGCAGGCTGGTCAGCATGTTCTGTTGCAACATCGCCTCGACCGCATCCTCCTCGATGCAGAGCGGGTCCGACAGGGTGATCTGGCGGCTGGCATTGACCAGAATATCCACCCGCTCGAACGCATCCATCGTGGCCGACAGCAGGTTGGTGATCGCCAGCTTTTGCCGCAGATCGCCGGCAAACATGCGGATCGGCCCTTCGGTGCGGGCCTCCTCGCCGATTTCGGACTCCAGCCGGGTTTCGTCCATATCTGCGAACATGACATTCGCGCCCTTGTCGATGAAATGGCGGGCAATGGCGAGCCCGATGCCATTGGCGGCGCCGGTGACGATGGCGGTCTTGCCGGAAATAGAGAGCGACATGGGAACGCCCTTTCTGCCTTAGCGGCGGTTCGGGTAACTGGCGCGGATGATGCGGAAGGCGCGGTCGCTGCCGATATCTTCCACTTCGCGGAAGGCGGCCTTCAGCACGGGATCATAGGGCAGGTGCCGGTTCGCCACCAGCCAGAGCGTGCCGTCGGGCGCGAGCATCTTTGCCGCAGCCTTCAGAAACGCCACGCCCAGCATCGGATCGGCATCGCGTGTGGTGTGGAAGGGCGGGTTGCAGACAACCGCCCCCGCCAGATGCGGCACCTGCCAGCTTGTGGCATCGGCCCAATGGAACTGCGCGCGGGCATCGGTGATATTCTGGCGGGCGCAATCCAGCGCCGCCGCCTCGGCCTCGACCAGATGCAGTTCCTTCACCCCGTCACGGGTCAGGATATGCTGCGACAGATACCCCCAACCGGCCCCGAGATCGACCACCCGTGCCGGCAGTTTGGCGGGCAGGGCTTCGGCCAGCAGGGCCGAGCCGCGATCCGGCGCATCGGCAGAAAACACCCCCGGCGCGGTCAGAAAACCACCTTCGATCCGGCGCGGGGCGGCGGCCCAGCCTTGCAGGGCGGCACTGGCCGGAAAGGTGAAGATCTTGCCATGCGCCTTTGACAGCGCCTCGCTGACCGGGCCGAGCGCGCGCAATTCCTTGTAAAGCGCGTCCACGCCATCGGTCTTTTGCCCGTCGACGATCACCGGCGCCCCAAGGGGCAGGGCGGCACAGGCATCGGCCAGCAGGGCGCGCGCCTCGGCCTTGGCGCGGGGCAGGCAGACCAGGGCCGCCGCATGGCCGGTGCCCGGCGTCAGCGCGGTGCGATAGCCTTTGGCGGCGAAATGATCGTGATCGGGTTTGAAGCCCTGCACGATCAGCAGTCGCTCCTTCGGCAGGGCCGACAGGTCATCGCCCAGACGCGGGCGGAACACGACAATGCTGCCCGCATCGGGCAGGGGGAGGGCGCCGGTTTCCAGCGCGAGGTCAAGGCGGGTTGAACGCATGAGCGGCCTGAGCGGCCTGTTCCTTCAGCAACGGGCGGGGGTCATTCCTTTTCCATCGTGCATTGCAGCGGATGCTGATGCCGACGGGCGAAATCCATGACCTGCGCCACTTTGGTTTCCGCCACTTCGAACGAGAACACGCCAACGACGGCAAGCCCCTTCTTGTGGACGGTCAACATGATCTCGAAGGCCTGCGCGTGATTGAGGCCGAAAAACCGCTCCAGAATATGCACCACGAATTCCATCGGGGTGTAATCGTCATTCAGCAGCAGCACCTTGTACATCGGCGGGCGCTGCGTGCGGGTGCGCGTCTTCGTCAGGATCGAAGCGTCCGATCCATTCCCGTTGTCATCGGCAGACATGAGGACAGGGCGAAGGGTCAATGCGTCACTCCGGCTGGGCTGGGGGCGGGTTGCAGGTGGATTCGGGATCTGGTTCAGGGACAACAGTATAGCGCAATCCGGCGGCGGGAAAAGGGGGGCGGCTTTTTGCTTGCAGCCGCCCGCGCGCTCGGCAAGATTGCGCGGATGACACAGCCCCTTCTGATCGGCTTCGATGCCGATGACACCCTCTGGCAGAACGAGACATTCTTCCGGCTCACCCAGGCCCGGTTCGAAGCCCTGCTGGCCGATTACGCCGAGGCCGATCACCTGCACGAGCGGCTGCTGGCGGCAGAGCGTCGCAATGTCGGCCATTACGGCTTTGGCGTGAAGGGATTCGTTCTGTCGATGATCGAGACCGCCATCGAAGTGACTGAGGGGCGTGTGCCCGCCTCGGTCATTGCCGAGCTGATGGCTGCGGGGCGCGACATGCTGGCTCATCCGATTGAACTGCTGCCGCATGCCCGCGCCGCCGTCGAGGCGGTGGCGGCGGATTTTCGGGTGCTGCTGATCACCAAGGGCGATCTGCTGGATCAGGAGCGCAAGCTGGCGCAGTCGGGGTTGGGCGATCTGTTCCACGGGGTCGAGATCGTGTCACACAAGACGCCCGAAACCTATGCGCGTCTGTTTGCCCGGCATGGCGTCGCACCAGAGGCGGCGATGATGGTGGGCAATTCGCTGAAATCCGATGTCCTGCCGGTGATCGAAACCGGCGGCATCGGTGTGCATGTGCCCCATGACCTGATCTGGGCGCTGGAACAGGCCGACGCCCCGCAGGGCCATCCGCGGTTTTTTGAAATGCCCGACCTGTCAGGCTTGCAGGCGCTTTTGGCCCGGCTTGCCGCATGATGTTGTGTGGCAATTCGGCCTTGCCCACCACATCTGCCTATTGCAAATGAAACACGCCATAAAACCCCTTGAATTTAGGGGGTTTTCGCTATGCCCCCCCTGTGCTAGCCTTTTTGCAAGGCCCCGAAAAACAGGGGTATCCGAGGCAGAAATCAATAACAAGGCAAGGGGCAGCGACGTGGCTTCGCGTTTTGGGCAGTTCGTCCGCAATTTCACTTTGCTGGTCACATTCGTTGTTGTGGCCGCTTGTTCGACGCCGAAACCTTCGGGGGCGGCGCCGTATGCAGCTTATGTGATGGATGCCCGAACGGGCGAAACCATCTATGCGAAGAACGCGGACACGCGGCTTCACCCGGCATCTCTGACCAAGATGATGACCCTCTATATCGCGTTCGAGGCGATCGAGCGGGGCGAGATCAGCCTTGATACCATGGTCAAGATCACCAAGAACGCTGCGGCAGAACCGCCGTCGCGTCTGGGCCTGAAGGCCGGGCAGAAAGTGGCCCTGCGCCACCTGATCCGGGCGGCGGCGATCAAATCTGCCAATGATGCGGCCACCGCCATCGGCGAGGCCATCGGCGGATCCGAGGCGGAATTTGCACAGCGCATGAACCGCACGGCCAAGGCCATCGGCATGAAGAACACCACCTTTGCCAATGCCAACGGGCTGACCGCGAAGGGCCATTTGTCCACCGCCAGCGACATGTCGACGCTGGGCCGGCGGCTGTTCTACGATTTCCCGCAATATTACAACATCTTCTCGCGCCGCGAGACGGATGCGGGTCTGGCCGATGTGGCCAATACCAACCGCCGCTTTCTGGACAGCTACAAGGGTGCCGATGGCATCAAGACCGGCTTCACCAACCCGGCGGGCTTCAACCTGACCGCCTCGGCAGAGCGCAATGGCGTGCGAATCATCGCGACGGTGTTCGGCGGAACCTCCACGGCACAGCGCAATGCCAAGATGGCGGAGCTGCTGGATCTGGGCTTTGCGTCGGTCAAACCCGGCGGCAAGGCCGTGCCGCCCGCCCCGCCGGTCTACGAGCCGCAAGCCGCGCCCGAAGCCGCTTTGGTGGCCGAGACCGGAACCGAGGGCAATCGGGTGATGGGCGCGAAAACCCTGCGTGTCAGCACGGTCATCAGCGCCTCTCCCCGCCCGCGCGCCCGGCCCGGCTCTGCCCCGGCAGAGGCGCAGACGCTGCTGGCCGCAGCGCCCGCCGCCGATCCCGGCGTGGATCCGATTGCCGAAATGATCGCCGCCGAAGTGGCCGTGGCCGCGATGCAGAATGACATTGCCGGGGCCTTGGCCGAAGCCGCAGGCACGCCCGGGGTGGCGATGGCCGCAGCGCCCATGGCGCAGGTGGATGATGGCAGCGTGATGTCGCTGGCCGCCGCGATGGTCACGCCGACGCCGCCCGTGCCGATGGCGGAACCGGAGCATGTCCCGACCGTGATCCATACCGCGACGCCGCTGGACGGTACGCAGATGGCCGCAATCGAGCCGGTGCCGACAGCAGCCGAGGTGGTGACGCGGATTTCCACCTCGGGCGGGCGGCACTGGGGCGTGAATATCGGCCGGTTCAACAGCCGCACCTCTGCCGAACGGGCGCTGATGAAAACCATGCTGGCCGAAAGCGCCACGCTGAACGAAGGTCTGCGCAAGGTCGTGCAGAAAAGCGGCGGTTACGATGCGAATTTCATGGGACTGAGCCAGGATCAGGCCGATCTGGCCTGCCGCAGATTGCAGGCGCGCGGCACCCAGTGCTTTACCATCGGGCCGTAAGCGCTGAGCGCTGAGACATGCTCTTGCGGCGACCCACAGCTCCGGGCAGGGTAACCTGACCCGGAGGTTTTTTTATGCCAAGCTATGTCTTTCCACCGATCCCGCAGCCGAGTGTTGCGATAGAGGGCCAGAGCGCCCGCTTTCCCGTGCGCCGCATCTTTTGTGTCGGGCGCAACTATGCCGAACATGCGCGCGAGATGGGCCATGATCCGCAGGCCGAACCACCGTTCTTTTTCACCAAACCCGCCGATGCGCTGGTGGTGCATGGCGCGAGCATCGCTTATCCGCCCGCCACCGCCGATCTGCACCACGAGGCAGAGCTGGTGGTAGCCATCGGAACTGGTGGGGCGGAAATCCCCGAGACGGCGGCGCTGGACCATGTGTTTGGTTATGCGGCGGGCAATGATCTGACACGGCGCGATCTGCAAGCGGCGGCCAAGGCTGCCCGCAGGCCGTGGGACATGGCGAAGGGCTTTGATGCCTCAGCGGTGATCGGCGCGATCCGGCCGGGGCAGGCGGTGCCGCAAGGGGCGATCCGCTGTCGGGTGGACGGTGCGCTACGGCAAAGCGCCGATCTGGCCGAGATGATCTGGCCGGTGCCCGCGATCATCGCTCATCTGTCGCGGCTGGTGTGCCTAGCCCCTGGGGATCTGATCATGACCGGCACGCCCGCCGGGGTGGCGGCGATCCAGCGCGGCGAGACCTGTGCGGTGGAGATTGACGGGCTGGCCCCCGCTGCCGTGACGCTGATCTGAGCGGAGGGGGGCCTTGCAAGGGGCATCGAGCCCCCGGCAAGGCCATTGCATGGACTGCGGCGGCGGTGTGCACGGGCCGAAGGTCTGTGCGGGCGGTGTGGCAGAAGATGGATATTTTTGCCAAGATGAAAGGCCGTCAGGGCAGGATCTTGCCGGGATTCATCAGGTTGAGCGGATCCAGCGCCTGTTTGATCTGCGCCATCACCGCCAGCGCCACCGGATCCTTGTGCCGGGCCATCGAGGGTTTCTTGGACAGACCGACCCCATGCTCTGCCGAGAAGGTGCCGCCCAGGCGTTGCACCTCATCCTCCACCGCTTGCAGCAGGGTGTCGGCGAGAGCGGGGGCGTCGCGGCTGGGGAAGATGGTGAAATGCACATTGCCATCGCCCAGATGTGCGACCGACAGGGTTTCTGCCGCGGCATCCAATGCGGGCAAGCGGTTGTGGATCGCAGTCAGGAACGGGGCGACCGCGTCGAGTGGCAGGGCGACATCGGTGTCGATGGCCGGGCTGCGGGCAAAGGTGACTTCGGCGGCCAACTCGCGCCGGTGCCACATTGCGCGGCGCTGGGCCTCGGATTGTGCGACCTGTGCATCGAGCACCATGCCCTCGTCCATCATCGTGGCGAGGGTGTCTTCCAGCAGGGTGGCAATCGGCAGGCTGCCATCGGGGCCGGGGTCGGCATCGCGTGGGGTGATCGCCCCGACCTCGACCAGAATGGTGACGGCATGGCGCGGGGTGAAGGGTTCGCCCACATCGGGGCGGGCTTCGGTCAGCCGCCGCAGATAGGTGTCGGGCATGAATTCGAACGCCTCGACCGCGCCGCCGGTGACGGCCTGGAGCCGGTTGAGCAGCACCAGCGCGTCTGGCAGGCTGCGGGCGGCCAGCGTGGCCGTGGCATAGGCGCGGGGGCGCGGCACCAGTTTCATCACGGCGGCGGTGATCACCCCCAGCGTGCCTTCGGCGCCGATGAACAGATCCCGCAGATCATAGCCGGAGTTGTCCTTGTGCAGGGCGGACATCAGGTTCAGCACCCGTCCATCCGCCAGAACCACCTCCAGCCCGAGGCAGAGCGCGCGGGTGGAGCCATAGCGCAGCACATTGGAGCCGCCCGCATTGGTGGACAGCACCCCACCGATCATCGCGGAGCCACGCGCGCCGAACCAGAGCGGGAAATAGAGGCCCTTCGCCTCGGCTGCATCATGCAGTGTCGACAGGATCACCCCGGCCTCGGCCACCGCGATGCGCGACTCCGGGCGGATCTCGCGGATGCGGTTCAGCCGTTCGACCGAGAGCATCAACCCGCCTTCGGTCATCGCGCCGCCGACAAGGCCGGTGCGACCCGAGACCGGCACCACTGGCACCCGATGCGTCTGGGCAAGGCGCAGGATCGCGGCCACCTGCGCCGTATCGGCGGGGCGGACCACCGCCAGCGGATCGGCGGTGTAGTTGCCGGTCCAGTCGGACATATAGGGGGCGCGGTCAGGGCCGCGCAGCACATGCGCGGGGCCAAGAAGCTCGGTCAGGGCGGTCAGCAGGGTATCGGTCATGGCATCTCCAGTCACAGACAGAATGGTCTGACCGGCGGCAGGATACCAGAGGGGAGGTGCTGGATTTCAGGGTTGGGCGCGGGCCAGCAGATCCAGCACGGCAGGCCCGAGTTGGGCCACGATGCGCGCCACGCCCTCGCGGTTGGGGTGGATGCCATCGGCCTGCATCAGCGACCGCAGCGCTGCGGGATCTGTCGCGCCGAGGCCTGCCATGAAATTCGGCTGCATCAAGGTGCCATACCGGGTGGCGAGATCGGGGAAGATCGCATCGAATTGCGTCTTGTATTCGGGGCCGAAATTGCCGGGGCCGGGCAGGCCGATCAGCAGCACCGGCAGGTCGCGCTCGGCGGCCTCGCCGAGGATCGCGTCCAGATTGGCGCGGGTCACCGCCGGATCCAGCCCGCGCAGCAGGTCATTGCCGCCCAGTGCGACGATCAGCGCATCGGTTTCCGGTGTGAGTGACCAGTCGAGCCGCGCCAGTCCGCCGGCCGATGTATCGCCCGAGACGCCTGCGTTGATCAGGGTTGCGTCCGATCCCTTGGCCGCGAGCCAGGCCTGCAATTGCGGCACAAAGCCATCGCCTTCGGGCAGGCCATATCCGGCTGTCAGACTGTCGCCCAAGGCGACGACGGTCAGCGGCTCGGCCTGCGCTATCGCGGCGGAAAGACAGAGCGCAAGTGTTGCAAGGGCTTTGCCTATGGCGGCGCGCGCCCCATATGCGACAGGTGAGATGAGGCGAAGGGCAAAAAACATGGGTGAACCGATTCTGGCGTTGGACAATGCGCAGCTGACATTGGCGGGAAATGCCGGTCCGGTCGAGATTTTGCGGGGCATCACACTGACAGTTGAACGGGGCGAGACAGTGGGGCTGGTCGGGCCGTCCGGGTCCGGCAAATCGTCGCTGCTGATGTTGATGGGTGGGTTGGAGCGGGCGACGGCAGGGCAGGTGCGGGCGCTGGGGCAGGATCTGGGTGCGATGAACGAGGATGCGCTGGCGCGGTTTCGGCGCGGCAACATGGGCGTGGTGTTCCAGAGCTTTCACCTGATCCCGACGATGACGGCGCTGGAGAATGTGGCGGTGCCGCTGGAACTGGCCGGGGTGAAAGAGGCCTTTTCACTGGCCGAGGCGGAACTGGCTTCGGTCGGGCTGGGCAAGCGGCTGCATCACTATCCGGCGCAGATGTCGGGCGGCGAGCAGCAGCGCGTGGCGCTGGCCCGTGCGGCGGCCCCGCGTCCGGCGATCCTGCTGGCGGATGAGCCGACCGGTAATCTGGATGGCGTCAATGGTGCGGCGATCATGGACATGCTGTTCGGGTTGCGCGACCGGCATGGCGCGACGCTGGTTCTTGTCACCCATGCGGCAGAACTGGCGGCGCGTTGTGACCGGGTGGTGCGGCTGGTCGACGGGCAGGTGGCAGCATGAGCTGGACACTGGCGGCGCGGCTGGCGCGCCGGGAACTGCGCGGCGGGGTGCAGGGCTTTCGCATCTTTCTGGCCTGTCTGGCACTGGGTGTGGCGGCGATTGCCGCTGTGGGCATGGTGCGCGGCGCAATCGAGGCGGGGCTGCGCGATCAGGGCGCGGTCTTGCTGGGCGGCGATGCGCAGATGGAATTCACCTATCGCTTCGCCGATGCGGATGAGCGGGCCTATATGGAGGGCCTTGCCAGCCGGGTGTCCGAGGTGGTCGATTTCCGCTCCATGATCGTGGTGGGCGAGGAACGGGCGCTGACTCAGGTCAAGGCGGTGGATGATCTTTACCCGCTGGTGGGCGCGGTGGTGCTGGATCCGCCGTTGCCCCTGCCCGAGGCGCTGGCTGGGGGCGAGGGCCTGCCCGGCGCGGTGATCGACAAGGTGCTGATGGATCGTCTGGGGCTGGCCCCCGGCGACCGTTTCCGCCTTGGCGCGCAGGAATTCCGGCTGGGGGCGGCGCTGCTGCGCATGCCCGACAGCGCGGCGGGCGGCTTCAGCCTTGGCCCGCCGATGATCGTGTTGACCCGTGATCTGGGCAAGTCGGGGCTGATCGTGCCGGGATCGCTTTATGAAACCGAATACCGGCTGGATCTGCCGGAGGCCAGTGATCTGGCACAGCTGGAAAGTGCCGCCGAGGCCCGGTTTGCCGACAAGGGCATGCGCTGGAGCGACAGCCGCCGCGCGGCACCGGGGGTGGAACGCTTCGTGGATCGGATGGGGTCGTTTCTGGTGCTGGTCGGTCTGGCCGGTCTGGCCGTGGGCGGTGTGGGCGTGTCCAGCGCGGTGCGCGCCTATCTGGAGGGCAAGGTGCCGGTGATCGCCACCCTGAAAACGCTGGGGGCCGAGGGCGGGCTGATCTTCCGAGTCTACCTGTTGCAGATCGGGGCCTTGGCTCTGGTGGGGATCGGGCTGGGGCTCATGCTGGGCGTGCTGGTGCCGCTGCTGGCGGGGCCGTTGATTGCGGCGGCCTTGCCGTTTCCGGTGGCCTTTGCCGTCTATCCGAT
Encoded here:
- a CDS encoding serine hydrolase codes for the protein MASRFGQFVRNFTLLVTFVVVAACSTPKPSGAAPYAAYVMDARTGETIYAKNADTRLHPASLTKMMTLYIAFEAIERGEISLDTMVKITKNAAAEPPSRLGLKAGQKVALRHLIRAAAIKSANDAATAIGEAIGGSEAEFAQRMNRTAKAIGMKNTTFANANGLTAKGHLSTASDMSTLGRRLFYDFPQYYNIFSRRETDAGLADVANTNRRFLDSYKGADGIKTGFTNPAGFNLTASAERNGVRIIATVFGGTSTAQRNAKMAELLDLGFASVKPGGKAVPPAPPVYEPQAAPEAALVAETGTEGNRVMGAKTLRVSTVISASPRPRARPGSAPAEAQTLLAAAPAADPGVDPIAEMIAAEVAVAAMQNDIAGALAEAAGTPGVAMAAAPMAQVDDGSVMSLAAAMVTPTPPVPMAEPEHVPTVIHTATPLDGTQMAAIEPVPTAAEVVTRISTSGGRHWGVNIGRFNSRTSAERALMKTMLAESATLNEGLRKVVQKSGGYDANFMGLSQDQADLACRRLQARGTQCFTIGP
- a CDS encoding fumarylacetoacetate hydrolase family protein, with translation MPSYVFPPIPQPSVAIEGQSARFPVRRIFCVGRNYAEHAREMGHDPQAEPPFFFTKPADALVVHGASIAYPPATADLHHEAELVVAIGTGGAEIPETAALDHVFGYAAGNDLTRRDLQAAAKAARRPWDMAKGFDASAVIGAIRPGQAVPQGAIRCRVDGALRQSADLAEMIWPVPAIIAHLSRLVCLAPGDLIMTGTPAGVAAIQRGETCAVEIDGLAPAAVTLI
- a CDS encoding FAD-binding oxidoreductase, which translates into the protein MTDTLLTALTELLGPAHVLRGPDRAPYMSDWTGNYTADPLAVVRPADTAQVAAILRLAQTHRVPVVPVSGRTGLVGGAMTEGGLMLSVERLNRIREIRPESRIAVAEAGVILSTLHDAAEAKGLYFPLWFGARGSAMIGGVLSTNAGGSNVLRYGSTRALCLGLEVVLADGRVLNLMSALHKDNSGYDLRDLFIGAEGTLGVITAAVMKLVPRPRAYATATLAARSLPDALVLLNRLQAVTGGAVEAFEFMPDTYLRRLTEARPDVGEPFTPRHAVTILVEVGAITPRDADPGPDGSLPIATLLEDTLATMMDEGMVLDAQVAQSEAQRRAMWHRRELAAEVTFARSPAIDTDVALPLDAVAPFLTAIHNRLPALDAAAETLSVAHLGDGNVHFTIFPSRDAPALADTLLQAVEDEVQRLGGTFSAEHGVGLSKKPSMARHKDPVALAVMAQIKQALDPLNLMNPGKILP
- a CDS encoding arylesterase, which gives rise to MFFALRLISPVAYGARAAIGKALATLALCLSAAIAQAEPLTVVALGDSLTAGYGLPEGDGFVPQLQAWLAAKGSDATLINAGVSGDTSAGGLARLDWSLTPETDALIVALGGNDLLRGLDPAVTRANLDAILGEAAERDLPVLLIGLPGPGNFGPEYKTQFDAIFPDLATRYGTLMQPNFMAGLGATDPAALRSLMQADGIHPNREGVARIVAQLGPAVLDLLARAQP
- a CDS encoding ABC transporter ATP-binding protein — translated: MGEPILALDNAQLTLAGNAGPVEILRGITLTVERGETVGLVGPSGSGKSSLLMLMGGLERATAGQVRALGQDLGAMNEDALARFRRGNMGVVFQSFHLIPTMTALENVAVPLELAGVKEAFSLAEAELASVGLGKRLHHYPAQMSGGEQQRVALARAAAPRPAILLADEPTGNLDGVNGAAIMDMLFGLRDRHGATLVLVTHAAELAARCDRVVRLVDGQVAA